A stretch of the Hydra vulgaris chromosome 09, alternate assembly HydraT2T_AEP genome encodes the following:
- the LOC136084665 gene encoding uncharacterized protein LOC136084665 has translation MANNDKKWSGMSKEKKRLVINEEVDTFYKKAQEDAAIHEVVVSYDQEEPKSSSLEASSNNSINLGSYRSFESIIDTSSEEIKNKSLLEEIRVWAIQYNVENKALDDLLKILITKHPELPKSCKTLLKCSSTHLNISKMGSGEFVHFGLETELIRYIESGLQSFRISSDRYNLLCAEATHFHSTLITLTFNIDGMPLFKSCSKSFWPILAKVNESTCLEPFIVSLYFGTNKPNDLNKYFSGIVENLNNLKYPIVVSGQRYLIRAFCIVSDAPARAFIKGIKYFNGYNGCEYCRQTGSYINGKVVFDNHDAPARTDQQFLNFQEKDHQKEMTAIGSIVPPVTCVPAEYMHLLCEGVFRKLLFLWVSSTCKYKGSFRIPPSNRVALSNKIVENGKHMPKEFKHRKVRPLVEMDRWKATEFRTFFIYLAPLVMRSFLHPSVYAHTMLLHFAAFNMLGSDFLPIMDNISWCLKKFVTTFADHYGKGNLVYNIHCLLHLDEFVKNLGPLDFWSSFPFENKLRHIKKTINSNTNCLKQCINNVIRNSIFRTLSPSCNNLFYLSTHSPDNIYLTSSGMCYFVCYRCCV, from the exons atggctAACAAT GATAAAAAATGGAGTGGGATGTCAAAGGAGAAAAAAAGGCTTGTCATTAATGAAGAAGTtgatactttttacaaaaaagctCAGGAAGATGCTGCAATTCATGAGGTTGTTGTTAGTTACGATCAAGAAGAGCCCAAGAGTTCTTCGTTAGAAGCAAGTAGCAATAATAGCATTAACCTTGGTAGTTATCGTTCTTTTGAAAGTATCATAGATACAAGCtcagaagaaattaaaaataagtcacTTTTAGAGGAAATTCGTGTTTGGGCAATTCAATACAATGTTGAAAATAAAGCATTGgatgatttgttaaaaattcttataacaaaaCATCCGGAGTTACCTAAATCatgtaaaacacttttaaaatgttcttcGACCCATTTGAATATCTCAAAGATGGGTAGTGGAGAATTTGTTCACTTTGGCCTAGAAACTGAACTTATTAGGTATATAGAATCTGGTTTGCAAAGCTTTAGGATAAGTTCAGATCGATATAATTTACTTTGCGCTGAAGCTACTCATTTTCATTCTACACTTATCACGTTAACATTTAATATCGATGGGATGCCTTTATTCAAATCCTGCTCTAAATCATTTTGGCCTATTTTAGCAAAAGTTAATGAAAGTACTTGCCTTGAGCCTTTCATTGTATCTCTTTATTTTGGCACAAATAAACCGAATGAcctgaataaatatttttcagggATTGTAGAAAacttgaacaatttaaaataccCAATTGTAGTTTCAGGACAGAGGTATCTTATTAGAGCTTTTTGTATTGTAAGTGATGCTCCGGCAAGAGCATTTATAAAGggtataaagtattttaatggtTACAATGGGTGTGAGTATTGCAGACAAACTGGTAGCTATATTAATGGAAAGGTTGTTTTTGATAATCATGATGCTCCTGCTCGAACTGATCAAcagtttttgaattttcaagaaaaagatCACCAAAAGGAAATGACGGCAATTGGTAGTATTGTACCTCCTGTTACTTGTGTGCCAGCTGAGTACATGCATCTGTTATGTGAAGGTGTGTTcagaaaacttttgtttttatggGTTTCTTCAACATGTAAGTACAAAGGTTCATTTCGCATACCACCGTCTAATCGAGTTGCTTTATCAAATAAGATCGTTGAAAATGGGAAACACATGCCTAAAGAATTTAAACACAGAAAAGTGAGACCATTGGTTGAGATGGACCGATGGAAAGCAACtgaatttagaactttttttatttatttggcaCCATTAGTCATGAGATCTTTTCTGCATCCCAGTGTTTATGCTCATACTATGCTTCTCCATTTTGCAGCATTCAATATGCTTGGATCAGATTTTTTACCAATTATGGATAACATTTCCTGGTGTTTGAAGAAATTTGTTACTACGTTTGCAGATCATTATGGTAAAGGTAATTTAGTGTATAACATTCATTGTCTTTTACATTTAGATGAGTTTGTAAAAAACCTTGGTCCACTTGACTTTTGGTCATCATTTCCTTTTGAGAATAAATTAAGGCATATTAAAAAGACCATTAATTCCAACACCAATTGCCTCAAACAGTGCATCAATAATGTAATTAGAAATTCAATTTTCAGAACATTATCGCCATCTTGCAATAACTTATTTTACTTATCTACACATTCACCAGACAATATATATCTCACCTCTTCTGGAATGTGTTACTTCGTTTGTTACCGATGTTGTGTGTAA